One Paraburkholderia dioscoreae DNA segment encodes these proteins:
- a CDS encoding YadA-like family protein, translating to MIGDAATSYGNNSTVIGTGASSSHSNNTVVGNNASATANAGGVAVGDSAQANGSGSLALGQGAVASTTSSVALGANSTTTANLSAAGYNPGTGTLSGTASTANGEVSMGSAGKERRVTNVAAGSAATDAVNVSQLQSEDAKVNTINNNVNNLSSNVSNIAGNVTNISNTVNNITNGGGVKYFHANSTLADSSATGANSVAVGDKASSLGGSSVAMGDGATAVGAASIAIGNNAQNVTGANNSIAIGGDSKAADKSVSLGNGANTSLSSWGVAIGTNANVSVALGTAIGGGANVSGANSTAVGTNAVASATNSVALGNASTTTANLSAAGYNPGSGTLSGTASTANGEVSMGSAGKERRVTNVAAGSAATDAVNVSQLQSEDAKVNTINNNVNNLSSNVSNLSANVTNIAGNVTNISNTVNNITNGGGVKYFHANSTLADASATGTDAVAIGGNATASVANSVALGANSTTTANLSAAGYNPGTGTLSGTASTANGEVSVGSAGKERRVTNVAAGSAATDAVNVSQLQSEDGKVDQQGTTTAAALGGGAAYNSTTGAISAPSYALTNANAIAGTTGAATNVGSAFSTVDTALGKLNTSVNNINNGAGIKYFHVNSTGADSTASGTNAVAIGTGATAAAGNSIAIGSNAMTTGASSGSAVAIGDGATANNVSAAMGYHAAAGGDNSVSIGRDSNASGTGSVSLGNAATASAANSVALGKNSTTTANLSAAGYNPGSGTLSGSASTANGEVSVGASGTERRITNVAAGSAATDAVNVSQLQSEDAKVNTINNNVNNLSTSVTNIAGNVTNISNTVNNITNGGGVKYFHANSTLADSSATGTDAVAIGGNATASAGNSVALGANSTTTANLSAAGYNPGSGTLSGTASTANGEVSMGSVGKERRVTNVAAGVAATDAVNVSQLQSEDAKVNTINNDVNNLSSNVTNIAGNVTNISNVVNNITNGGDGIKYFHANSTLADSSATGTDAVAIGGNAQATAANSVALGSGSTTTANLSAAAYNPGTGKVSGVTPAGEVSVGSAGKERRITNVAAGSAATDAVNVSQLQSAIIGSTADAVAYDDGTKDTITLHGASGTTKITNLNAGDLGATSTDAVNGSQLYATNQNVANAIGTVTNISNVVNNITNGGDGIKYFHANSTLADSFAMGTDAVAIGGNAQATTANSVALGSNSVANSTSLTTAGFTPLGGTAISAATAAGGEVSVGTAAKERRITNVAAGLNATDAVNVSQLMSEDAKVSQNTSDITNLSTQVTNINGQMGDAVMYDSSAHDVVTLGGASGTKITNLKAGDLGATSKDAVNGSQLYATNQNVANVTGTVNNIAGDVTNISNVVNNITNGGDGIKYFHANSTLADSSATGTDAVAIGGNAQATTTNSVALGSNSVANSTSLTTAGFTPLDGTAISAATAVGGEVSVGSAGAERRITNVAAGLNATDAVNVSQLMSEDAKVSQNTSDITNLSTQVTNINGQMGDAVMYDSSAHDVVTLGGTSGTKIMNLKAGDLSTTSTDAVNGSQLYATNQNVANVSGTVNNIAGDVTNISNVVNNITNGSDGIKYFHANSTLADSSATGTDAVAIGGNAQATTANSVALGSNSVANSTSLTTAGFTPLGGTPISAAMATGGEVSVGSAGKERRITNVAAGSAATDAVNVSQLMSEDAKVNTVNNNVNSLSNNVSNIAGNVTNISNVVNNITNGGDGIKYFHANSTLADSSATGTDAVAIGGNAQATTANSVALGSNSVANSTTLTTAGFTPLGGTAISAATATGGEVSVGSAGAERRITNVAAGLNATDAVNVSQLMSEDAKVSQNTSDITNLSTQVTNIYGQMGDAVMYDSSAHDVVTLGGTSGTKITNLKAGDLSTTSTDAVNGSQLYATNQNVANVSGTVNNIAGDVTNISNVVNNITNGSDGIKYFHANSTLADSSATGTDAVAIGGNAQATAANSIALGSGATTTANLSAAGYNPGSGTLSGMASVTNGEVSVGSAGKERRITNVAAGSAATDAVNVSQLMSEDAKVSQNTSDITNLNTQVTNIDGRVTQNTTDITTLTNNIDNGEVGLVQQDAVSRNITVAKDSDGTVVDFTGTAGTRKLTGLSAGDLSATSTDAVNGSQLYATNQNVANVASNVTNIAGDVTNISNVVNNITNGGDGIKYFHANSTLADSFAMGTDAVAIGGNAQATTANSVALGSNSVANSTTLTTAGFTPLGGTAISAATAAGGEVSVGTAAKERRITNLAAGLNTTDAVNVSQLMSEDAKVNTVNNNVNSLSNNVSNIAGNVTNISNVVNNITNGGGGIKYFHANSTLADSSATGTEAVAIGGNAQATTANSVALGSGSTTMANLSAAGYNPGSGTLSGMASVTNGEVSVGSADKERRITNVAAGSAATDAVNVSQLMSEDAKVNQNASDITNLSTQVTNINGQMGDAVMYDSSAHDVVTLGGTSGTKITNLKAGDLSATSTDAVNGSQLYATNQNVANVIGTVTNISNVVNNITNGGGGIKYFHANSTLADSSATGTEAVAIGGNAQATTANSVALGSGSTTMANLSAAGYNPGSGTLSGMASVTNGEVSVGSADKERRITNVAAGSAATDAVNVSQLMSEDAKVNQNASDITNLSTQVTNINGQMGDAVMYDSSAHDVVTLGGASGTKITNLKAGDLGATSTDAVNGSQLYATNQNVANVTGTVNNIAGDVTNISNVVNNITNGGDGIKYFHANSTLADSSATGTDAVAIGGNAQATTANSVALGSNSVANSTTLTTAGFTPLGGTPISAAMATGGEVSVGSAGKERRITNVAAGSAATDAVNVSQLMSEDAKVNTVNNNVNSLSNNVSNIAGNVTNISNVVNNITNGGGGIKYFHANSTLADSSATATDSLAAGPAAVASATNAVALGNGAKASNAGAVALGAGSMTTTAVATSGTMIGGITYTFAGTAASSTVSVGAAGSERTITNVAAGRVSATSTDAVNGSELYATNQQVTQNSTDITNLTNTVNNGGVGLVKQDATTRNITVAKDTNGTVVDFTGTAGVRKLTGVSAGDVNAKSVDAVSGSQLYALASSTADAMGGGSSVNPDGSVTAPSYVVNGTTVNNVGDAITNLDGRVAQNSTDITNINNTLNNISTGSGVMYFHANSGLADSQATGAESVAIGGNARSQAANSVALGSNSVADRANTVSVGAAGAERQITNVAAGTADTDAVNVAQLKASGVINTDGTTNAAVTYDHNADGSANYNTVTMGNGVAGGTTIRNVAAGSAGDDAVNVSQMNAAISSVKNLAISGGNPMFAADGNRDTEAALASGTHSTAMGANARATGANSVALGANSVADRDNTVSVGSAGNERQIAHVAAGTATTDAVNVGQLNEAIGASVGNLPAGTSAKDYTDQQINAVQNGVNQVARNAYAGIAAATALTMIPDVDQGKTIAVGVGGGSYKGSQAVALGVSARITQNLKMKAGAGTSSQGTTVGVGASYQW from the coding sequence GTGATTGGCGACGCAGCGACGTCGTACGGCAACAACTCGACGGTTATCGGGACTGGCGCGTCCAGCAGCCATAGTAACAACACGGTGGTGGGCAATAACGCGTCGGCGACAGCCAACGCCGGTGGCGTTGCGGTAGGCGACAGTGCGCAAGCCAATGGCAGCGGCAGCCTCGCGCTGGGCCAGGGCGCGGTTGCCAGCACGACCTCCAGCGTGGCGCTGGGTGCGAATTCGACGACGACGGCGAACCTGTCGGCCGCGGGTTACAACCCGGGCACGGGCACGCTGTCGGGTACGGCATCGACAGCCAATGGTGAAGTGTCGATGGGTTCGGCAGGCAAGGAGCGTCGTGTCACGAACGTGGCAGCCGGTTCAGCGGCAACGGATGCGGTGAACGTGAGCCAGTTGCAGTCGGAAGATGCGAAGGTGAACACGATCAACAACAACGTGAACAACCTGAGCAGCAACGTCAGCAACATCGCTGGCAACGTCACCAACATCAGCAACACGGTGAACAACATCACCAACGGTGGTGGCGTGAAGTACTTCCATGCGAACTCTACGCTGGCGGATTCGTCGGCGACGGGGGCGAACTCGGTCGCGGTGGGTGACAAGGCGTCGTCGCTTGGCGGTTCCTCCGTCGCGATGGGTGACGGCGCGACAGCAGTGGGCGCGGCCAGTATTGCGATTGGCAACAACGCGCAGAACGTCACTGGCGCGAATAATTCGATTGCCATTGGCGGTGATTCGAAGGCGGCGGACAAGTCCGTTTCCCTCGGTAATGGTGCCAATACTTCGCTATCGAGCTGGGGCGTGGCGATCGGCACCAACGCGAATGTTTCTGTTGCGCTTGGCACGGCAATTGGTGGCGGGGCCAACGTGTCCGGTGCGAATTCGACAGCCGTTGGCACGAACGCCGTAGCCTCCGCGACCAATTCGGTGGCGCTGGGAAATGCTTCTACGACGACTGCGAACCTGTCAGCCGCGGGTTACAACCCGGGCAGCGGCACGCTGTCGGGCACGGCATCGACAGCCAATGGCGAAGTGTCGATGGGTTCGGCAGGCAAGGAGCGTCGTGTCACGAACGTGGCAGCCGGTTCGGCCGCAACGGATGCGGTGAACGTGAGCCAGTTGCAGTCGGAAGACGCAAAGGTGAACACGATCAACAACAACGTGAACAACCTGAGCAGTAACGTCAGCAACCTGTCTGCCAACGTCACGAACATCGCGGGCAATGTCACCAACATCAGCAACACGGTGAACAACATCACCAACGGCGGAGGTGTGAAGTACTTCCATGCGAACTCTACGCTGGCGGATGCGTCGGCGACGGGGACGGACGCAGTGGCGATTGGTGGTAACGCAACTGCGTCGGTAGCGAACTCGGTAGCGCTGGGTGCGAATTCGACGACGACGGCCAACCTGTCGGCCGCGGGTTACAACCCGGGCACGGGCACGCTGTCGGGCACGGCATCGACAGCCAACGGCGAAGTGTCGGTGGGTTCGGCAGGCAAGGAGCGTCGTGTCACGAATGTGGCGGCCGGGTCAGCGGCGACGGACGCAGTGAACGTGAGCCAGTTGCAGTCGGAAGACGGCAAGGTCGACCAGCAAGGCACGACCACGGCGGCAGCTTTGGGCGGCGGCGCGGCCTACAACAGCACGACTGGTGCGATCAGCGCTCCGAGCTACGCGCTGACGAACGCGAATGCGATCGCGGGCACGACGGGCGCGGCGACCAATGTCGGCTCCGCTTTCAGCACGGTGGATACGGCGCTGGGCAAACTCAATACGTCGGTCAACAACATCAACAACGGTGCGGGGATCAAGTATTTCCACGTGAACTCGACCGGAGCCGATTCGACGGCGTCGGGCACTAACGCCGTTGCAATCGGCACCGGGGCAACGGCGGCAGCTGGCAATTCAATCGCCATTGGTTCGAACGCCATGACGACTGGTGCGAGCTCGGGTTCGGCCGTTGCAATCGGCGATGGCGCAACCGCAAACAACGTCAGTGCGGCGATGGGATATCACGCTGCGGCAGGCGGCGACAATTCGGTCTCAATCGGCCGCGATAGCAATGCGTCCGGTACGGGCTCGGTGTCGCTTGGCAATGCAGCCACCGCGTCTGCAGCGAATTCGGTAGCCTTGGGCAAGAACTCGACGACGACGGCGAATCTGTCGGCCGCGGGTTACAACCCGGGCAGCGGAACGCTGTCGGGCTCCGCATCGACCGCTAATGGCGAAGTGTCGGTGGGGGCATCGGGCACGGAACGTCGTATCACGAACGTCGCGGCGGGTTCGGCGGCCACGGACGCGGTGAACGTGAGCCAGTTGCAGTCGGAAGACGCGAAGGTCAACACGATCAATAACAACGTGAACAACCTGAGCACCAGCGTCACGAACATCGCAGGCAATGTCACCAACATCAGCAACACGGTGAACAACATCACCAACGGTGGTGGCGTGAAGTACTTCCACGCGAACTCTACCCTGGCGGATTCGTCGGCGACGGGGACGGACGCAGTGGCGATTGGCGGTAACGCAACGGCCTCGGCGGGCAATTCGGTCGCGCTCGGTGCGAACTCGACGACGACGGCAAACCTTTCGGCAGCGGGTTACAACCCGGGCAGCGGGACGCTGTCGGGTACGGCATCGACAGCCAATGGTGAAGTGTCGATGGGTTCGGTAGGCAAGGAACGTCGTGTCACGAATGTGGCGGCGGGCGTGGCTGCAACGGATGCGGTGAACGTGAGCCAGTTGCAGTCGGAAGACGCAAAGGTGAACACGATCAACAACGACGTGAACAACCTAAGCAGCAACGTCACCAACATCGCGGGCAACGTCACGAACATCAGCAACGTGGTGAACAACATCACCAACGGTGGCGACGGCATCAAGTACTTCCACGCGAACTCGACGCTGGCGGACTCGTCGGCGACGGGCACGGACGCGGTGGCAATCGGTGGCAATGCGCAGGCGACGGCGGCCAACTCTGTTGCACTGGGCTCGGGTTCGACGACGACGGCAAACCTTTCGGCCGCGGCATACAACCCGGGTACGGGCAAAGTGTCGGGCGTGACGCCGGCTGGTGAAGTGTCGGTGGGCTCAGCGGGCAAGGAACGTCGCATCACGAACGTCGCGGCCGGTTCGGCAGCCACGGATGCGGTGAACGTGAGCCAGTTGCAATCGGCCATCATCGGCAGCACTGCCGACGCAGTGGCCTATGACGACGGCACAAAAGACACGATCACGCTGCACGGTGCAAGCGGCACCACCAAGATCACGAACCTGAATGCGGGCGATTTAGGCGCGACCAGCACGGATGCGGTGAACGGTTCGCAACTGTACGCGACGAACCAGAACGTGGCGAATGCCATCGGTACAGTCACCAACATCAGCAACGTGGTGAACAACATCACCAACGGTGGCGACGGCATCAAGTACTTCCACGCGAACTCGACACTGGCGGACTCGTTCGCGATGGGCACGGATGCGGTGGCAATCGGTGGCAATGCTCAGGCAACGACAGCCAACTCGGTGGCGCTGGGCTCGAACTCAGTGGCCAACTCGACATCACTGACGACGGCCGGCTTCACGCCGCTCGGCGGCACGGCAATCTCGGCAGCTACGGCAGCCGGTGGTGAAGTGTCGGTGGGCACAGCGGCCAAGGAACGTCGTATCACGAACGTGGCCGCAGGTCTCAATGCCACGGACGCGGTCAACGTAAGCCAGTTGATGTCGGAAGACGCAAAGGTCAGCCAGAACACGAGCGACATTACCAACCTCAGCACGCAGGTCACGAACATCAACGGCCAGATGGGCGATGCGGTGATGTACGACTCGTCGGCACACGATGTGGTGACGTTGGGCGGAGCATCGGGTACGAAGATCACGAACCTGAAGGCTGGCGACCTGGGTGCGACGAGCAAAGACGCGGTGAACGGTTCTCAGCTGTACGCGACGAACCAGAACGTGGCGAATGTTACGGGTACGGTCAACAACATCGCTGGCGATGTCACCAACATCAGCAACGTAGTCAACAACATCACCAACGGTGGTGACGGCATCAAGTATTTCCACGCGAACTCGACGCTGGCGGACTCGTCCGCGACGGGCACGGATGCGGTGGCGATCGGTGGCAATGCTCAGGCAACGACCACCAACTCGGTAGCACTGGGTTCGAACTCGGTGGCCAACTCGACATCACTGACGACGGCCGGCTTCACGCCGCTGGACGGCACGGCAATCTCGGCAGCTACGGCAGTTGGTGGCGAAGTGTCTGTGGGCTCGGCAGGTGCAGAGCGTCGTATCACGAACGTGGCCGCAGGTCTCAATGCCACGGACGCGGTGAACGTGAGCCAGTTGATGTCGGAAGACGCAAAGGTCAGCCAGAACACGAGCGATATTACCAACCTCAGCACTCAGGTCACCAACATCAACGGCCAGATGGGCGATGCGGTGATGTACGACTCGTCGGCGCACGATGTGGTGACGCTGGGCGGAACTTCGGGCACGAAGATCATGAACCTGAAGGCTGGCGACCTGAGTACGACGAGCACGGACGCGGTGAACGGTTCTCAGCTGTACGCGACGAACCAGAACGTGGCGAATGTCAGCGGTACGGTCAACAACATCGCTGGCGATGTCACCAACATCAGCAACGTGGTGAACAACATCACCAACGGTAGCGATGGCATCAAGTACTTCCACGCGAACTCGACACTGGCGGACTCGTCGGCGACGGGCACGGATGCGGTGGCGATCGGTGGCAATGCTCAGGCAACGACAGCCAACTCGGTAGCACTGGGCTCGAACTCGGTGGCGAACTCGACATCACTGACGACGGCCGGTTTCACCCCGCTCGGCGGCACGCCAATCTCGGCAGCTATGGCAACGGGTGGTGAAGTGTCGGTAGGCTCGGCAGGCAAGGAACGTCGCATCACGAATGTTGCAGCGGGCTCGGCCGCTACGGACGCGGTCAACGTAAGCCAGTTGATGTCAGAAGACGCAAAGGTCAACACGGTCAACAACAACGTGAACAGCCTGAGCAACAACGTCAGCAACATTGCTGGCAACGTCACCAACATCAGCAACGTAGTCAACAACATCACCAACGGTGGTGACGGCATCAAGTACTTCCACGCGAACTCGACACTGGCGGACTCGTCGGCGACGGGCACGGATGCGGTGGCGATCGGTGGCAATGCTCAGGCAACGACAGCCAACTCGGTAGCACTGGGCTCGAACTCGGTGGCGAACTCGACGACGCTGACGACGGCCGGCTTCACGCCGCTCGGCGGCACGGCAATCTCGGCAGCTACGGCAACGGGTGGTGAAGTGTCGGTGGGCTCGGCAGGTGCAGAGCGTCGTATCACGAACGTGGCCGCAGGTCTCAATGCCACGGACGCGGTGAACGTGAGCCAGTTGATGTCGGAAGACGCAAAGGTCAGCCAGAACACGAGCGACATCACCAACCTCAGCACGCAGGTCACGAATATCTACGGCCAGATGGGCGATGCGGTGATGTACGACTCGTCGGCGCACGATGTGGTGACGCTGGGCGGAACTTCGGGCACGAAGATCACGAACCTTAAGGCTGGCGACCTGAGTACGACGAGCACGGACGCGGTGAACGGTTCTCAGCTGTACGCGACGAACCAGAACGTGGCGAATGTCAGCGGTACGGTCAACAACATCGCTGGCGATGTCACCAACATCAGCAACGTGGTGAACAACATCACCAACGGTAGCGATGGCATCAAGTACTTCCACGCGAACTCGACACTGGCGGACTCGTCGGCGACGGGCACGGATGCGGTGGCAATCGGTGGCAATGCGCAGGCGACGGCGGCGAACTCGATAGCCCTGGGTTCGGGTGCGACGACGACGGCAAACCTTTCGGCAGCAGGTTACAACCCGGGTAGCGGCACGCTGTCGGGCATGGCCTCGGTGACCAATGGCGAAGTGTCGGTGGGCTCAGCGGGCAAGGAACGTCGCATCACGAACGTTGCAGCGGGCTCGGCCGCTACGGACGCGGTCAACGTAAGCCAGTTGATGTCGGAAGACGCAAAGGTCAGCCAGAACACGAGCGACATTACCAACCTCAACACGCAGGTCACCAACATCGACGGCCGCGTCACGCAGAACACGACGGACATCACGACTTTGACCAACAACATCGACAACGGTGAGGTGGGTCTGGTGCAACAGGATGCAGTGTCACGCAACATCACGGTGGCGAAGGATTCCGACGGCACGGTGGTGGACTTCACGGGCACAGCGGGCACGCGCAAGCTGACGGGCCTGTCGGCTGGCGACTTGAGCGCGACGAGCACGGACGCGGTGAACGGTTCTCAGCTGTACGCGACGAACCAGAACGTGGCGAATGTGGCGAGCAACGTTACCAACATCGCTGGCGATGTCACGAACATCAGCAACGTGGTGAACAACATCACTAACGGTGGCGATGGCATCAAGTACTTCCACGCGAACTCGACACTGGCGGACTCGTTCGCGATGGGCACGGATGCGGTGGCAATCGGTGGCAATGCTCAGGCAACGACAGCCAACTCGGTAGCCCTGGGCTCGAACTCGGTGGCGAACTCGACGACGCTGACGACGGCCGGCTTCACGCCGCTCGGCGGCACGGCAATCTCGGCAGCTACGGCAGCCGGTGGTGAAGTGTCGGTGGGCACAGCGGCCAAGGAACGTCGCATCACCAACCTAGCCGCAGGTCTGAACACCACGGACGCGGTCAACGTGAGCCAGTTGATGTCAGAAGACGCAAAGGTCAACACGGTCAACAACAACGTGAACAGCCTGAGCAACAACGTCAGCAACATTGCTGGCAACGTCACCAACATCAGCAACGTGGTGAACAACATCACCAACGGTGGTGGAGGCATCAAGTACTTCCATGCGAACTCGACACTGGCGGACTCGTCGGCGACGGGCACGGAAGCGGTGGCAATCGGTGGCAATGCTCAGGCAACGACAGCCAACTCGGTGGCACTGGGCTCGGGTTCGACGACGATGGCAAACCTGTCGGCAGCAGGTTACAACCCGGGCAGCGGCACGTTGTCGGGCATGGCCTCGGTGACCAATGGCGAAGTGTCGGTGGGCTCAGCGGACAAGGAACGTCGCATCACGAATGTTGCAGCGGGCTCGGCCGCTACGGACGCGGTCAACGTAAGCCAGTTGATGTCGGAAGACGCAAAGGTCAACCAGAACGCGAGCGACATCACCAACCTCAGCACGCAGGTCACGAACATCAACGGCCAGATGGGCGATGCGGTGATGTACGACTCGTCGGCGCACGATGTGGTGACGCTGGGCGGAACTTCGGGCACGAAGATCACGAACCTTAAGGCCGGCGACCTGAGTGCGACGAGCACGGATGCGGTGAATGGTTCACAGCTGTATGCGACGAACCAGAACGTGGCGAATGTCATCGGTACAGTCACCAACATCAGCAACGTGGTGAACAACATCACCAACGGTGGTGGAGGCATCAAGTACTTCCATGCGAACTCGACACTGGCGGACTCGTCGGCAACGGGCACGGAAGCGGTGGCAATCGGTGGCAATGCTCAGGCAACGACAGCCAACTCGGTGGCACTGGGCTCGGGTTCGACGACGATGGCAAACCTGTCGGCAGCAGGTTACAACCCGGGCAGCGGCACGTTGTCGGGCATGGCCTCGGTGACCAATGGCGAAGTGTCGGTGGGCTCAGCGGACAAGGAACGTCGCATCACGAATGTTGCAGCGGGCTCGGCCGCTACGGACGCGGTCAACGTAAGCCAGTTGATGTCGGAAGACGCAAAGGTCAACCAGAACGCGAGCGACATCACCAACCTCAGCACGCAGGTCACGAACATCAACGGCCAGATGGGCGATGCGGTGATGTACGACTCGTCGGCACACGATGTGGTGACGCTGGGCGGAGCATCGGGTACGAAGATCACGAACCTGAAGGCTGGCGACCTGGGTGCGACGAGCACGGACGCGGTGAACGGTTCTCAGCTGTACGCGACGAACCAGAACGTGGCGAATGTTACGGGTACGGTCAACAACATCGCTGGCGATGTCACCAACATCAGCAACGTGGTGAACAACATCACCAACGGTGGCGATGGCATCAAGTACTTCCACGCGAACTCGACGCTGGCCGACTCGTCCGCGACGGGCACGGATGCGGTGGCGATCGGTGGCAATGCTCAGGCAACGACAGCCAACTCGGTAGCACTGGGCTCGAACTCGGTGGCGAACTCGACGACGCTGACGACGGCCGGTTTCACCCCGCTCGGCGGCACGCCAATCTCGGCAGCTATGGCAACGGGTGGTGAAGTGTCGGTAGGCTCGGCAGGCAAGGAACGTCGCATCACGAATGTTGCAGCGGGCTCGGCCGCTACGGACGCGGTCAACGTAAGCCAGTTGATGTCAGAAGACGCAAAGGTCAACACGGTCAACAACAACGTGAACAGCCTGAGCAACAACGTCAGCAACATTGCTGGCAACGTCACCAACATCAGCAACGTGGTCAACAACATCACCAACGGTGGCGGTGGCATCAAGTACTTCCACGCCAACTCGACGCTTGCCGATTCCTCAGCAACGGCGACGGACAGCCTGGCGGCAGGTCCGGCAGCAGTGGCAAGCGCCACCAATGCAGTCGCACTGGGTAACGGTGCGAAAGCGTCCAACGCCGGCGCGGTTGCACTGGGCGCGGGTTCCATGACGACAACGGCGGTGGCGACTTCCGGCACGATGATCGGCGGTATCACCTACACGTTTGCTGGCACGGCTGCGTCGAGCACCGTGAGCGTGGGCGCAGCGGGTAGTGAGCGCACGATCACGAACGTGGCGGCTGGCCGCGTGAGCGCGACGAGCACGGATGCGGTCAATGGCAGCGAACTGTATGCAACCAACCAGCAGGTGACGCAGAACTCTACCGACATCACCAACCTGACCAACACTGTCAACAATGGTGGGGTGGGCCTGGTGAAGCAGGATGCGACGACGCGCAACATCACAGTCGCGAAGGACACCAACGGTACGGTGGTGGACTTCACGGGCACGGCGGGTGTGCGCAAACTGACGGGCGTGTCGGCAGGCGACGTGAACGCGAAGAGCGTGGACGCCGTGAGCGGTTCGCAACTGTACGCACTGGCCAGTTCGACGGCGGATGCGATGGGCGGCGGTTCCTCCGTGAACCCGGATGGTTCGGTTACAGCTCCGTCGTATGTGGTGAATGGCACGACTGTCAACAACGTGGGTGACGCGATTACCAACCTTGACGGCCGCGTGGCGCAGAACTCGACTGACATCACCAATATCAACAACACGCTGAACAACATCAGCACCGGTAGCGGCGTCATGTACTTCCACGCCAACTCGGGTTTGGCTGATTCGCAGGCGACAGGCGCGGAGTCGGTGGCGATCGGCGGTAACGCCCGGTCGCAGGCGGCGAACTCGGTTGCATTGGGTTCGAATTCGGTGGCTGACCGTGCCAACACGGTGTCGGTGGGCGCGGCCGGTGCGGAGCGCCAGATCACCAATGTGGCGGCCGGTACGGCGGACACGGATGCAGTGAACGTCGCGCAGTTGAAGGCGTCGGGCGTGATCAATACGGATGGCACGACCAACGCCGCCGTCACGTATGACCACAACGCGGACGGTTCGGCCAACTACAACACCGTCACCATGGGTAACGGTGTGGCAGGCGGCACGACGATCCGCAACGTGGCGGCAGGCTCGGCCGGTGACGATGCGGTCAACGTCAGCCAGATGAATGCGGCGATCTCCTCCGTTAAGAATCTCGCTATCTCGGGCGGCAATCCGATGTTCGCAGCAGACGGCAACCGTGACACGGAAGCCGCGCTCGCCAGCGGCACGCATTCGACGGCAATGGGTGCGAATGCGCGGGCGACCGGGGCCAACTCGGTGGCACTGGGTGCGAACTCGGTGGCGGACCGTGACAACACGGTGTCGGTGGGCTCGGCGGGCAACGAACGTCAGATCGCCCATGTCGCAGCAGGTACGGCAACCACCGACGCGGTCAACGTCGGCCAGTTGAACGAGGCGATCGGCGCGTCGGTGGGCAACCTGCCGGCCGGCACGTCGGCGAAGGACTATACCGACCAGCAGATCAACGCGGTGCAGAACGGCGTGAATCAGGTCGCGCGGAATGCGTATGCGGGTATCGCGGCGGCTACCGCGCTGACCATGATTCCGGACGTCGATCAAGGCAAGACGATCGCGGTTGGTGTCGGCGGTGGCTCGTACAAGGGTTCGCAGGCTGTGGCGCTCGGCGTCTCGGCGCGCATCACCCAGAACCTGAAGATGAAGGCCGGCGCGGGCACGAGCTCGCAAGGCACGACGGTAGGTGTGGGTGCGTCCTACCAGTGGTAA
- the tnpA gene encoding IS66-like element accessory protein TnpA → MTPDELDFLPLKVTHIDEGGRRCFDPDGKRRLIEACGKPGASVAGLALKAGVNANQLRKWIMLERRRVTQIDSQKPTRMGSAEFVPVVELAEPDAVTASANLPSSPGMTPVLRPREVVRGSPLPPSPSRLVARLPNGVSLELECSGQDPALITAMIDALRSR, encoded by the coding sequence ATGACCCCAGACGAACTCGATTTTCTCCCTCTCAAAGTCACGCACATCGATGAAGGCGGTCGGCGCTGCTTCGATCCCGACGGCAAACGACGACTGATCGAGGCGTGCGGGAAGCCCGGGGCATCCGTGGCAGGCCTCGCACTCAAGGCTGGCGTGAACGCCAACCAGCTGCGCAAGTGGATCATGCTGGAGCGCAGGCGAGTCACGCAGATAGACTCGCAGAAGCCGACCCGCATGGGTTCGGCGGAATTCGTACCCGTAGTGGAGTTAGCCGAACCGGATGCTGTGACGGCAAGCGCAAATCTGCCTTCGTCGCCTGGCATGACGCCGGTCCTCAGACCGCGTGAAGTCGTGCGAGGTTCGCCGCTCCCACCCTCACCGTCGCGTCTGGTGGCGCGACTGCCCAACGGGGTGAGTCTCGAACTTGAGTGCAGTGGGCAGGATCCAGCATTGATCACGGCGATGATTGACGCGTTGAGGAGCCGGTGA